A segment of the Solanum lycopersicum chromosome 9, SLM_r2.1 genome:
aatttgtaataaattttattcacATTAATGAATTTTGTCATAATGCTCAGTTATTGCATATATTTTAGATGTTTTACTTGACGTGAAGCATATCTAAAACCATTATTAGATTTTCgatattgatattttaatttgcaAATCTTTCTAAGCAGTCAAAATTCTCATGTTAGATGATATGAAGGTCAAATGAGTAATTTTTGTATTTAGGATCCTTGAACTCAAATTAGTGTTTTGGAGTTgatatatttattcttgatcCTAAATTCTCGTGTAAGATTACAACAACAagttcaatataatttcataagtaGAGTGATTGAAAAGTAAATATACGTTGATCATAGTGACGGATCCAGAAATTTAAcaaagggtctccaaaaataaTAACTTGTTATGTAGGGTgtccaaaatatattatttaattatttcgtATATCATcttacttataaaatattttttctttggacACTCTTACCACTATGTGGCTACGCCACTTGTCGAccaacaaatttttaaattaaaatatgagaaattattttaaaatatactttacacataaattagaaattttactTTACTTACAAACTAAATTTTCTAGgagaataaaatattgtatccaAAGTTAGTATCCACTTTTTATTTGTAGTATTGATACAAACAGCAATATTTTTACCTAACAAGAATTGTGGTgaattctttcatttattataattttatataaatataaaatataatataatataaactttGTAAATGTGAGCAAGTATTAACAAtatttattgtaaatatatCGAGCATAAAATATACAAGTTATATGCAAAAATcgattaataatatttttttttgttaaaatcatataatattgtAAAGAAATAAATTCAACTAAAATTTAGTACAAAGAGCGTGACATATTaactttaatttcaaattaaattagagTGAACGTGGCATTGCTTTAATGTTTGAATAACTCGTTTGGACAATTTTAGACAAAATTTGAActaaaaccttttttttcttaatatttacttatttagttAGAAAAGACCTCCTCTATCCGTTGTCCTATACCtagatatatttcaaaaagttgagaaataatttttaattttatatctatACCATTCTTATTATTaagtattataatttttctaaaaaaatattaagacttgtctttctatttttacaaaatagtacacttttttcaaatatataaggTACATTATTTTTAGATGTGTTAAATtacaatgaacaaataaaaataaatgctgtgaaatatttgcaactttttaatatttgaaacttGTCTTCAAAACTTCGAAGCTAGTGCTCACCTCACCTACTagggataaaataataaaatcagaGTATCAATTTGTATTACCCTTAAATTTAGGGGTCTAAATAGTCAATTTTAAAAACATCATAGCGTCAAAATAGGGCGCATGATTTTTGAATTTACAGTCAAAGCCCACTTTAATAATTTACACTTCTTTAgtcccttttcttcttcaagaatTTAGGGTTTCTCTTCTCCACCGACGGGAGGCGTTcttttcctcctcttcttcaCGATTCTTCTCGAATTTCTTCTATATAAAAGTGGGGTTCTCGTTATTGATccttttgatttcttattcaAGCTGTTCGTATGGGTGAAAACGATTCAGAAAGCTCTGAAAGTGCCAAACCCAAGAATGTATCTGAAAATTCCGACGGAGGTGATGAATTGACGGGTTTAGAGGAAGATTCGAGCAAGATGGTTTCTGGGTTTGATTCAAGTTGTGATATTTCGGGGAAAAGTTTGGATTTTCCATTGTTGGAAGGTGTAGAAGGTGGGGTTGAgggtttgtatatgtataagaaTGTATTTAATTTGATTCCTAAGGCAATTGGTGCACTTGGGAAGGTTAagatacttaaattttttgGGAATGAGGTTAATTTGTTTCCAACTGGAGAGTTAAGGAATTTGGTTGAACTAGAGAGTTTGCAAGTGAAGGTATCATTTCCTGGGATGAGTGGACTGGATTTGCAGAAGTTGAAGAATTTGAAAGAATTGGAGCTATGTAAAGTTCCCTCTAGACCTTCAGCTTTCCCACTTTTAAGAGATATTGCTGGTCTTAAGCGCCTGACTAAGCTCTCTGTCTGTCATTTCTCTATCAGGTTAGGATCTGTTTCTTCTTGCAATTATACTATCTAAGTTAATTTACACTAAACTCATGTTTAATATAGACAAAATACCTGTAGTTGGCTGTCAGTTAACTtgataacataaaatttatgactttgtcaatgtataaatatttaacCAATTCGATGATGTTTCTCTGTGAACTTGTCTATATTGTTGCACTAAATACATGTGCAGGTTGCAGCTCAATATGCTTTTGGTATTATTGGAAGATTAGGTTGCATCTGCACTTTTTGCTTTTGCTGCATTCCTTAAAagtaatttgaatttaatagaACAAGTTTATTGCTAAACTAGAGTTTTTTCAAGTGCTAGCTGCTGCAACTATAAGCCACAAATTAAATAGTATTAAGCAGGGTACATGGTCGCTCAAACTTCCATTAATACAAGGGAAACTAGGTAGAGCATCCTACCAGGATGTTTTTTGCGGTCTCTTTTCTGAGGTAATATTTTCAGTTCTCGGGTATAAAATTTTCCTGTTAGTTCTAACTTGTTTTGTAGTTAACATAACCAAgcaaaacaattttttacatgattagtaaaagttttttttttttttaaaaaaaacagattTTCTCAAAGAATTTTTGGATGTGGTAACACAGCTGGagcataaaagaaaataaagactCGTTTGTTCTGCTTAGATGCTTCATGAGATTGAAGTTTGTTAATTAGGACTAAAAGATATGCACAAAATTTTGTAAGTTGTTTATCGTGAGACTTTAGCACTCTTCAAAGGGTATCAGTTTCTACTCTAGGACCATACTAGGTTTATCCAGGATATGACACGATATTAGGATTAGTCAATAGTACATAGCATAATTAGCCCTTGGTGAAGGGTCATAAAGAGTTTTGTTTTTAACTATTTATTTGTGTTTCCTTTAATTGAATTTCTTTTCCTGTTTTTGGGAATTCTTATCCTATAGTGCATCTTAGTAGATCAAAATCATCTTATTATTTTACCTAATGTAATTTGACAGCTGAAGAGGTTATATGGTTTGCCTTTTATAAtggataaatttattattttgaggtTGGCATTATGCAGCCACCAGAAGACTTTTCCCTCTATCTCCGTCTTGTTGTTCCTTGCAACTACAATGAGTTACAAAGATTGTGAGACATTAAAAATCTGCCTGGTTAATCAATTTGCTGCATATTGGTTGCTGTAGTCTCCTGGCAATAATTCCCTCTGAAGGTCCACATTTTGTTTGAGAATTATCTTTTGGTCCCTGAAGACATCATTCTACTTTTGATTAGCTGGTGTTATGAAAAGCCTATGCACGAGTACGTcacataattttaatgttatagaTGTCTTAAATCTCACAGGTCTCCTgtaggaaaaaaagaaaagggaagtATATGAAAAGTGACTTTGTTCGCTTGGAGTATGGAATATAGAATACACTGCCTCGAGGGGTTTGAGGTGCAAAAGGTGTCCACACACTTCACACTTCAGAATTGCGAGCTCTGTTGCTGTCACATCTTTCCATCACAGTAGTATGTACTATAGATAATAGCAGATTATGTGAACTTTTGCTTAGCATGTGTATCAGTTCTATATTATCACTTAATGTTGGTACCACTTGAAATTAGTCGTTTTTGCAGTTAGAAGGAGGATTCAAATTGGAAATAGGTGTTAGGATTTGTACTTTATAGTGTTCCTTTTATTGGGTGCAGTTACGCCAGAATATTGACTCTTCAGATAAAAGTCATGTTTAAGTTGTTTGACACTTGATACATTTTGCTAGATTTTAGGTTTGATATCTAAAGATATCTGTACATCACATTATATTGTTTTGATATCTGAAAGGCTAAAACTTCATTCTGCTACTCTTTTGGCAAGCAGTGCTTTACTTTTGGTAGCTAGAGGTTGAAAGTTGTGAACCATAAACTTGTAGATTCAGTTCATATCTATAAccattttatctttttcatctTTGTACTCCATCATAATGCCATTGTTCCATGCTGTTCTTGCAGATATTTACCTCCTGAAATAGCCTGCCTCACTAAATTGGAGTGCCTTGATCTTTCATTCAATAAGATAAAGAATTTACCTGTTGAGATAACTCATCTTAACACCTTACTGTCACTGAAGGTTGCTAATAATAAACTGATTGAAGTACCTCCGGGGTTGTCTTCTCTGCAAAGATTAGAGAGTTTGGACTTTTCTAACAATAGATTAATATCCTTGGAGAATCTTGATCTCCTTTCAATGTATAATCTGCAGAGTCTTAATCTTCAGGTATGTGTTACTGAAATTACAGTCTCTTTCCAGTCTTATTGCTTTTAGGCTTCTTCTctagtttcttttatttcacCGATAAATGTTTATAACATGAGAGGCATCTACTCTTAATGTGGATGAAATTCTTGCATCCCACTGGAAAAAACCCCGAAATGTATTTGTCTCAATTGTCTAGTCAAGTAACTTGATATATTGTAATTACCTTATCCTGACCCATATATCTTCATTGAAATTTGCTGTAGCACAATAAGCTTCTTAGGTGTTGTTCGATTCCTTCATGGGTATGCTGCAATTTGGAGGGGAATTTCATAGATTTGTCCAAGGATGACACCACCAGTTCGTCTTCAGAAATGGACGTGCTTGAAAGTTATGAACAGGAAACTTCTGAGAATACCCAAAATGGTGAGTTTCTTGGAATCTCTGGTCTCCCTCCTTATATTTATCTGCACATTCTGGTTCCTTTGGATCTTGTTTGTTGCCTTTCTAAGTAGTGTTGTTAGGAAGGGTGGTACCTTTGAGAAGTCTGATGAGTGAACTTTCAATTGTGTAGGAGTTTCTATCAAATTGTCGGGTCATTTATGTGGCACGTCACCTAGTCATCGATGTTTTCGGcctcgaaaatccaagaaatggaAGAGGCAGTATTATATGCAACAGAGGGCTCGTCAAGAACGATTAAACAACAGCAGGAAATGTGTTGCCTGCAAACCTTCTAAGCTAATTAATGATTCTCTGGTGGAGGCCTCATCAAGCATAGTTGATGACGATACACATGATAAAGAACTGATTACTGAAGAAGCTGAGTGCAAAGGCTCTTTAGCTAGTGGTATTGATGAACATATCAGATTAAAGGAGGACAATTATATAAGAAGATCTTCATGTGTTGCTTCTGACTCCATTGAAACATGCATAGATATTCGGAATTGTAAAACATGTGATGCTTCAGTAGGTTCTGTTTCTGATGCTGCTGATGTGGTTGAGGGAAGTTCGTCTTCTGAGGTGTCCAATAGTCCTCCAAAATCGAAAAGGCACCTGGATGGGGTCATTGATAATCCAAAACCATGCAAAACCCGCAGACCAACAGATCATTCAGAGTTATCCTGCAAATACAGCATGATGTCTTTCTGTGGTATTGATGATTATTTACCAGATGGCTTTTATGATGCTGGGCGAGATCGTCCATTTATGTCGCTGAGGAGTTATGAGCAGAAATTGCATCTTGATTCACGGGAAGTTATTTTAGTTGATAGGTAACTTCCATGTTTGCATGCCATTAATGGACTAATAGTTATTGACCTCAACTACCAACTTCAGGGAATGCTTTGCCTCTCTACTCATTTTGATTGCTTATTTAATCTGTTCAGGCAAAGAGATGAAATGCTGGATGCCATTGCTCTACGTGCTCAAGCTTTAATCTTTCATTTTAATCAGATAGATGGTCTTTTTAAAGATAGAGAACATGTTGCTGTAGACAACTTGCAAATTGCATCACTGCTTGCACTTTTAGTGTCGGATCATTTTGGTGGAAGTGACAAAAGTAGTATTGTACAGAAGGCAAGGAAAAATGTATCTGGGTCGAACTATAGCAAGCCTTTTGTCTGCACATGCCCTACTGGAAATGACGACACTACCAGCATGGTCACAAAAGAGAGTCCTAGCATCTTAGACGATATACTTTTCCTTAATCTTTGTGAGAAAGCACTTCACTCAATAAAATCAAGGCAAAATTCTGTTGTTGTTCCTATTGGGAGTTTGCAGTTTGGTGTGTGTAGGCATAGGGCCTTGCTTATGAAGGTATTTTGTCATCAGACATGTTTCTAATTAGATATGGTGGTTCTGAATTGAGTTTATTATTATGAACTGATAAATCTCATTTGTCTTCTGCAGTACCTGTGTGACCGAATAGAACCTCGAATATCTTGTGAGCTTGTTAGGGGTTATTTGGATTTTTCACCGCATGCGTGGAATGTGATCGTGGTAAAGAGGGGTGAATCATGGGTTCGAATGATAGTTGATGCGTGTCATCCCCTTGATATCAGAGAAGAGACAGATCCAGAATACTTTTGCAGGTCAGCTATTTTCCAATTCTGTGTTACTTTCTTCATGACTAATATCTGGTACTACAACCATTTATATCAATACACGTGTATGACgatattatattttcaatttagcCAGTGTGATTATTGGTTATTTTGGGATGAACTGGCCAGCTTCTTGAGTAGTTTCTTAGTTACTAAAAATCTCTAGTTTACCTGAGTTATTTCGGAATGAACATGGCCAGATCACTGAGCTTCTTGTTTCTTTCAGGTATATTCCACTGAATCGGATAAATGTTCCTGTTGTGCCAGATGCTAGTCCTGGTCAAGTTAGTTCTTTTCCTTCTCTAACCGGTGCTGATAAAATTCATAAAGCTCCCTCCTCAACCCTCGTCCAGTGTAAATTGGGATCCCTTGAGACTCTAGCAAAGGTGTGGTTCCTGATTGTTTTTAACTTCTCCAGTTATTATTATGCAAATATACTTAAGTTCTTGTTCCAAACTTCAATGACTTGATTTAAATATGTTCTATTCTTAGAGTGACTGAACTCTAGCATGTCTGATTGTTTTTAACTTCTCCAGTTATTATTATGCAAATATACTTAAGTTCTTGTTCCAAACTTCAATGACTTGATTTAAATATGTTCTATTCTTAGAGTGACTGAACTCTAGCATGTATTGACTATTCTGTTATTCAGCTGGAATCCATTATATTGCAGGCTTATGCTTTTCATTTTGCAAATTCTTCATTATCTACTGATAAAACTTGATTGGTGACACGTACCACTAGCTGTGGGAATTTTTCTCGGCTAACATCTTTATTGACAATGCATAGttgattttttgtaaaaatttattCTGCTCAATTAACCTGATTTGAGCGGAATGAATATAAAAGAGCCATATGACTGATACTCACTAGTTCAGGATTGAGATTAGATTGAATGAACATTTTTGCCACTGCAGGTGCGAACTCTAGAGATGTCCAAGTCCACGGCGGATGAGATTAAGAATTTTGAGTTTAACTGTATTGGAGAAGTTAGGGTGTTGGGTGTCTTAAACAGTTCATGCATCGTCAAATATTATGGTCATCAAATATCTTCAAGATGGGTTGCTTCATCAGATGGCAGTTCAGAAAGTCGTACATTGCAGTCTGCCATTTTGATGGAGCATATTAAGGGGGGTTCACTAAAGGTATATGTTTTCCTAGAACCCTTCTCGTACCTGACTTTCCTCTCCTTTATTTCCCTTCCCTTTTGTGGTGGGAAGGGTATAAATAACACCTGATTGCCTTTTGTATTCAGCTCATTTTACTTTCTTGTCCTTAACTGGCAGAAACATGTAGATAAGCTATCTAATGCTGGTGAGAAGCATCTTCCAATTGAGCTGTCGGTATTTATTGCCCGCGATGTAGCAAGTGCATTGACCGAGCTGCATTCTAGGCATATCATACATCGTGATATAAAAAGTGAAAACATCCTCATAGATCTGGATAAGAAGAGAGCTGATGGTACCCCTACAGTAAAGCTATGCGACTTTGATATGGCAATACCCCTTCGTTCATACTTACATACTTGCTGCATTGCCCATGTTGGAATTCCTCCACCAGATGTTTGTGTTGGTACACCTCGTTGGATGGCTCCTGAGGTCTTTCAGGCGATGAATAAGCGCAATATCTATGGGTTGGTAAGTCACCAATTCTTTGAAGTTAGAATCCTAACCATCTAATTCTCTACTAACAAATACCAGTTAAATGCCACCGGCGATGATCTGCTAAAACAATGCGGTTCTTTCTGATTTGCAAATTTGTCACCCTGGggtaaaatcaattcaacacggTGAAGAACTTACCACCTTCAAAAGACACACATTTTCTACTAAAAACTGATATATCACTCATTCCTCTATTAGAATTCAGCTTTATCTTGTCGTTATTGACTTCAAATGTTTTAAGCTAGAAAAGAAAGCATAATTTGTCTGTTCTATTGCGGCACTGCTACAGATTGAAGAACAATAATATGTACTCAttgacaaattcaaattttcaccTTACTTTCTTGgtaatttgtttgtttaaatTTCCTCATTTTTGATGCTTGAATCTACTTCGTAgataaggaatttttttttgagagtaTTTTTGTATGATGGCTAATCTCAGAGGATGTATCCTGTGGCAAAAGGGGTTTTGGGGGTACTATCTCTTACTTCTTTGAAGTTGAAAAGGTCTTCAACTCTGGGTTATAGATGAGTTGCTTCAAGGTAAAAAGGTTTTCCTTGCTTTGACTTTGCAGGTTTCCCTTTTCAATTGGTAGATGAAAGCTAATAGGACCTAAAATAAGTCCACTATTGCCAAAAAATATCAGGAGGGGCAGGGTAGATTATTTCACCCTTAACCCAAATTCAATAGATGGGTAAATTGGCTAGAATGGGTTATTGAACAACAAAAAAGTATTTATAGGTGCTAATTTCCTGTATTATATATTTCCTTTTGGAGATGAACAAATAAGTTTAATTGCTTTGAGTTGGTGACTAGAAAGATAAAGTGAGTTTTTGTCATGTCTAAACTGCAATTCTAGCTTAATGTATTCGAAGGTTTTCCGAACTAGGTTTTTACTCGTCTTTCTTTGGATGTAGGGTGCTGATATTTGGTCGTTTGGGTGCGTCCTTCTGGAATTGTTAACACTGCAACTTCCTTACTCAGAGTCATCCGAGTTAgatatccaccattctcttcaGGTATTTCTTTCTAACCTTCGATTAATACCATGATGAGTACCTAGTGTACTTGAATTACCATTGTGTGATGAGGACTTCAGAAATTCCAAAGGCCTTGTATTGCTTTCGATCATGACAACTGCCTGCAGAAGTACCCTTGTCGCAtgcacattttttttataaaagaagttTTTGTTTGAATTGCTTTAAATGGTAGAAAACAATGTAATTCATGTTAAACACATGCAGGCGGGTAAACGGCCACAATTAACCGAAGAACTAGAGGCAATGGCTACGTCCAAAACAGAGCTAGAGGATCTAGCAAAGTCTTGTTCTAGCTCAGACCTTGACAAGAAACAATCTGAATCTCGTATCCTGAGATTTCTTGTTTCTATTTATCGTTGGTGTACTGAGAAGGATCCAAACGACCGTCCCACAGCAGAGAACCTCTACAACCTCTTACTTTCCTGTGCTGATTCCCTCTCTTCACAACAAAGTCAAGAAGATTCATGATCTTCCTCAAATTTTGGTAGCCTTAGGATGTTGTAGATTAGCATTAGATTATTCAGCAGGAGTTACAGACCCAATATTTGGGTCTGGTGTCCCCTCATTGAGCAATGTAACATGTTCTTAGCCTTATTTGAAATGGAAAAGCCATAA
Coding sequences within it:
- the LOC101254942 gene encoding uncharacterized protein, producing the protein MGENDSESSESAKPKNVSENSDGGDELTGLEEDSSKMVSGFDSSCDISGKSLDFPLLEGVEGGVEGLYMYKNVFNLIPKAIGALGKVKILKFFGNEVNLFPTGELRNLVELESLQVKVSFPGMSGLDLQKLKNLKELELCKVPSRPSAFPLLRDIAGLKRLTKLSVCHFSIRYLPPEIACLTKLECLDLSFNKIKNLPVEITHLNTLLSLKVANNKLIEVPPGLSSLQRLESLDFSNNRLISLENLDLLSMYNLQSLNLQHNKLLRCCSIPSWVCCNLEGNFIDLSKDDTTSSSSEMDVLESYEQETSENTQNGVSIKLSGHLCGTSPSHRCFRPRKSKKWKRQYYMQQRARQERLNNSRKCVACKPSKLINDSLVEASSSIVDDDTHDKELITEEAECKGSLASGIDEHIRLKEDNYIRRSSCVASDSIETCIDIRNCKTCDASVGSVSDAADVVEGSSSSEVSNSPPKSKRHLDGVIDNPKPCKTRRPTDHSELSCKYSMMSFCGIDDYLPDGFYDAGRDRPFMSLRSYEQKLHLDSREVILVDRQRDEMLDAIALRAQALIFHFNQIDGLFKDREHVAVDNLQIASLLALLVSDHFGGSDKSSIVQKARKNVSGSNYSKPFVCTCPTGNDDTTSMVTKESPSILDDILFLNLCEKALHSIKSRQNSVVVPIGSLQFGVCRHRALLMKYLCDRIEPRISCELVRGYLDFSPHAWNVIVVKRGESWVRMIVDACHPLDIREETDPEYFCRYIPLNRINVPVVPDASPGQVSSFPSLTGADKIHKAPSSTLVQCKLGSLETLAKVRTLEMSKSTADEIKNFEFNCIGEVRVLGVLNSSCIVKYYGHQISSRWVASSDGSSESRTLQSAILMEHIKGGSLKKHVDKLSNAGEKHLPIELSVFIARDVASALTELHSRHIIHRDIKSENILIDLDKKRADGTPTVKLCDFDMAIPLRSYLHTCCIAHVGIPPPDVCVGTPRWMAPEVFQAMNKRNIYGLGADIWSFGCVLLELLTLQLPYSESSELDIHHSLQAGKRPQLTEELEAMATSKTELEDLAKSCSSSDLDKKQSESRILRFLVSIYRWCTEKDPNDRPTAENLYNLLLSCADSLSSQQSQEDS